The stretch of DNA CCTGCTTGCATCGCAGCGCTCGGGCGGCCGGTGTGCCTCATTAATAACGCCTCGCGTTTTACCGAAGATAACGCGCGCGACATCCGCTATACCCCCCTGCTGCAGATGATGGCGATCAATCTGGGCGCGCCGCTGGTACTGGCCCGTGCGTTGTTCGATGCAACGCCGGATGCGGCCATTGATGACGAAACCCAGCGCAGCGTGGTGCTCAATGTGCTGGACCAGAAGCTGTTCAATCTGAATCCGGATTATTTGTCATACACGCTGACCAAAGCCGCGCTTCAAACCGCAACGGTTGCACTGGCGCAGGCGCTGGCGCCGAAGGTGCGCGTGGTGGGCCTGGCTCCTGGCCTGACGTTGCCGTCCGGTGCGCAAACGGAGGCCGCTTTTGCTGCCGCGCACCGCGTCACGCCGCTGGGACGGGCTTCGCGCGCAGAGGATCTGGTGGCCGCGGCGCTCTACCTGGCCGGCGCGGGTGGCGTGACGGGCACGACCCTGGTGGTGGATGGTG from Paraburkholderia hayleyella encodes:
- a CDS encoding SDR family oxidoreductase; translation: MSHSSASPPRATSAGPHSATGAAARIVLITGAARRIGRALALGFAEAGWDVAVHCGRSRAEAETLVAQIVALGRRAVTLQADLALETEVAQLVPACIAALGRPVCLINNASRFTEDNARDIRYTPLLQMMAINLGAPLVLARALFDATPDAAIDDETQRSVVLNVLDQKLFNLNPDYLSYTLTKAALQTATVALAQALAPKVRVVGLAPGLTLPSGAQTEAAFAAAHRVTPLGRASRAEDLVAAALYLAGAGGVTGTTLVVDGGQHLVPLERDVMFLTGG